The following coding sequences lie in one Oryza brachyantha chromosome 10, ObraRS2, whole genome shotgun sequence genomic window:
- the LOC102699537 gene encoding zinc finger protein GIS2-like has protein sequence MSSRSPPPKDRRIRTERTSYRDAPYRRDNRRGPSRFPNDLCNNCKRPGHFARDCPNVALCHACGLPGHIAAECSSKDLCWNCKEPGHMANSCPNEGICRNCGKSGHIARDCTAPPMLPGEMRLCSNCYKPGHLAAECTNEKACNNCRKSGHLARNCPNEPVCNLCNIAGHLARECPKSETINERGGPPPFRGGGPPPPFRGGYSDVICRACNQVGHMSRDCMAGAFMICHNCGGRGHMAYECPSGRLMDRFPPPRRY, from the exons ATGAGCAGCCGCAGCCCACCGCCAAAGGACCGCAGAATTCGTACTGAGCGTACCTCTTACCGTGATGCGCCATACCGGAGAGACAACCGCCGTGGTCCTAGCAG ATTCCCTAATGATTTGTGCAACAATTGTAAGCGTCCAGGACATTTTGCTAGAGATTGTCCAAATGTGGCTCTCTGCCATGCCTGTGGACTTCCAGG GCACATTGCAGCAGAGTGTTCTTCCAAAGACCTCTGCTGGAATTGCAAAGAGCCTGGTCATATGGCTAACAGCTGCCCTAATGAAGGGATATGCCGTAACTGTGGCAAGTCAGGTCACATTGCAAGAGACTGCACGGCTCCACCAATGCTGCCAGGTGAAATGAGGCTTTGCAGCAACTGCTACAAACCGGGGCACCTTGCTGCGGAATGCACCAATGAGAAGGCCTGCAACAACTGTAGGAAGAGTGGCCATCTTGCTCGAAACTGCCCCAACGAGCCTGTCTGCAACCTATGCAACATCGCAGGACATTTGGCTCGAGAGTGCCCCAAATCTGAAACTATCAATGAGAGGGGCGGTCCTCCTCCCTTCCGTGGCGgcggtcctcctcctcccttccgTGGTGGATATAGTGATGTGATCTGCCGGGCTTGCAACCAGGTTGGCCATATGAGCCGTGATTGCATGGCAGGTGCCTTCATGATCTGCCACAACTGCGGTGGCCGTGGTCACATGGCTTATGAGTGCCCATCTGGGAGGCTTATGGACCGGTTCCCCCCTCCTCGCCGTTATTGA
- the LOC102708285 gene encoding uncharacterized protein LOC102708285 has translation MAAATPVLVLLLHSSVAPLPARSLRAPGSVSPLLQRRRTTRWRPLRSLPPEGIPITGELMEEDSKFVPLNAEEPMYGPPALLLIGFEEGETDKVQEFLKELDGEFLKVIHCTEEMTNQTLWDAMHTEQPSVEAVKIAESIPRICIFSGLTGEEMMMFINAFPESGLEPAAFAALVPNSADKILGEVIEEIMGDHEMLTGKN, from the exons atggctGCAGCCACCCCCGTACTCGTACTCCTACTCCATAGCTCCGTCGCCCCTTTACCCGCTCGGTCTCTGCGCGCCCCCGGATCCGTCTCGCCGTTGCTgcagcggaggaggacgacaaGGTGGCGCCCGCTCCGCTCGTTGCCTCCCGAAG GGATCCCCATCACCGGTGAGCTCATGGAGGAGGACTCCAAGTTCGTGCCGCTGAACGCCGAGGAACCCATGTACGGACCGCCG GCGCTGTTACTCATCGGATTCGAGGAGGGCGAAACTGATAAG GTTCAGGAGTTCCTGAAAGAGCTTGATGGTGAATTCCTCAAG GTGATTCATTGCACAGAAGAAATGACAAATCAAACGTTGTGGGATGCCATGCACACTGAGCAGCCTAGCGTAGAAGCTGTCAAG ATTGCAGAATCAATACCGAGAATCTGCATCTTTTCTGGTCTGACGGGTGAAGAGATGATGATGTTCATCAACGCCTTCCCAGAATCTG GGTTGGAACCAGCTGCTTTTGCAGCCCTCGTTCCTAACAGTGCAGACAAGATTCTTGGTGAGGTAATCGAGGAGATAATGGGTGACCACGAGATGCTG ACAGGAAAGAATTAG
- the LOC121055522 gene encoding uncharacterized protein LOC121055522, which yields MALVGCSSNGEAAAAAAAATWTPPYCTIVAADMSDFCYLSCPRCERALPDHADACAACSRLGGGGGGPAPAPPARVYRLRVSVATHDRVVPVVLFDRAARVLVGCPADELARLLAAQPGAARAAEEALEGEMCRVAMRALAKGDGERFRAVSVVPLRDGFRPLVDTLRELTDDPTPATSP from the coding sequence ATGGCTCTCGTCGGCTGCAGCAGcaacggcgaggcggcggcggcggctgcggcggcgacgtggacGCCGCCGTACTGCACCATCGTAGCGGCCGACATGTCGGACTTCTGCTACCTCTCCTGCCCGCGCTGCGAGCGGGCGCTCCCGGACCACGCCGACGCCTGCGCCGCCTGCAGcagactcggcggcggcggcggggggcccgcgcccgcgccgcccgcccgcgtgTACCGCCTGCgcgtctccgtcgccacccACGACCGCGTGGTGCCGGTCGTCCTCTTCGACCGCGCGGCGCGCGTGCTCGTCGGGTGCCCCGCCGACGAGCTGGCGCGCCTCctcgcggcgcagccgggagccgcgcgcgccgcggaggAGGCCCTGGAGGGGGAGATGTGCCGCGTGGCGATGCGCGCGCTCGCGAAGGGAGACGGCGAGCGCTTccgcgccgtctccgtcgTCCCTCTCCGCGACGGGTTCCGCCCCCTCGTCGACACCCTGAGGGAGCTCACGGATGATCCCACACCGGCGACGTCGCCATGA
- the LOC102723086 gene encoding very-long-chain aldehyde decarbonylase GL1-10, whose amino-acid sequence MLPYATAAEAEAALGRGMTAMEAAWFRYSAGMPDYLLFWHNILFLFVVFTVAPLPVALLELRAPAAVEPFKLQPRVRLSRAEFVRCYRDVMRIFFLVIGPLQLVSYPTVKMVGIHTGLPLPSLGEMAAQLLVYFLVEDYLNYWIHRLLHGDWGYEKIHRVHHEFTAPIGFAAPYAHWAEVLILGIPSFVGPAIAPGHMITFWLWIVLRQMEAIETHSGFDFPFSLTKYIPFYGGAEYHDYHHYVGRQSQSNFASVFTYCDYLYGTDRGFRFHKAYQAKMKALGQSDGEKADMNGLSYAKLD is encoded by the exons ATGCTGCCCtacgcgacggcggcggaggcggaggcggcgctggggcGGGGCATGACGGCGATGGAGGCGGCGTGGTTCAGGTACTCGGCGGGGATGCCCGACTACCTCCTCTTCTGGCACAacatcctcttcctcttcgtcGTCTTCACGGTGGCGCCGCTCCCCGTCGCGCTGCTCGAGCtccgcgcgccggcggccgtcgAGCCGTTCAAGCTGCAGCCCAGGGTGCGGCTCTCCAGGGCCGAGTTCGTCCGCTGCTACAGGGACGTCATGCGCATATTCTTCCTCGTCATCGGCCCGCTCCAGCTCGTCTCCTACCCCACCGTCAAG ATGGTGGGAATTCACACAGGAttgccgctgccgtcgctggGGGAGATGGCGGCGCAGCTGCTGGTGTATTTCCTGGTTGAGGACTACCTCAACTACTGGATCCACCGGCTGCTGCATGGAGACTGGGGTTATGAGAAGATCCACCGTGTCCACCATGAGTTCACAGCACCCATCGGATTTGCTGCGCCATATGCACACTGGGCTGAGGTCCTCATTCTCGGCATCCCTTCCTTTGTCGGGCCGGCGATCGCACCCGGTCACATGATCACCTTCTGGCTCTGGATTGTGCTCCGCCAGATGGAGGCCATAGAGACACACAGTGG CTTCGATTTCCCATTCAGCCTGACAAAGTATATTCCATTCTATGGAGGAGCAGAATACCATGATTATCATCACTATGTTGGACGTCAGAGCCAAAGCAACTTTGCTTCTGTTTTCACGTATTGTGATTATCTATACGGGACCGACAGA GGTTTCAGATTCCATAAGGCATACCAAGCAAAG ATGAAGGCTCTCGGGCAAAGTGATGGCGAGAAAGCAGATATGAATGGACTTAGCTATGCAAAGTTGGATTAG